TTCATTAACTATCGGCAGGTGCCTCAGCCTGAATTCAACCATGCGGTCCATCACCTTCTGTATCGTATCAGAAGTGTGCACCGGTGGTATCGCATCTGCTATTAGTTCAATTGCAAGCATATTAAGCCTTTACTTTATCACGATCTAAAAAAGCCCTTAAATGTTTATTAAATTCTTCCGGCTGTTCCATCATAGCCGCGTGGCCGCATTGGTCTATCCAGTGCAGTTCCGAATTTGGCAGCAGGTGGTTAAATTCTATCGCCACATCCGGCGGTGTTATCTTATCGTTCCTGCCCCATATTAACGAAACGGGGATAGTTATCTTATGCAGCTCCTTAGCCATATTATGACGAATAGCCGATTTGGCCATCGCCAGTATCCTTATTACGCGGTTACGGTCATTAATTGTTTTAAAAACATCGTCGACAAGCTCTTTTGTGGCCGTCTTCGGATCGTAAAAGGTATATTCTACTTTTTCTTTCACAAAATCATAGCTTTCGCGGCGGGGGAACGACCCTCCGAAAGCATTCTCATACAGCCCCGAACTGCCGGTTAACACAAGCGATTTCACAAACTCCATGTGGTTGGTGCAGTAAATAAGCCCCACGTGCCCGCCCAGCGAATTACCCAGCAGGGTAAAGTCCTTCAGCCCCATGTAGGTTACAAACTTGTGTACATACTTGGCCAGCGTTTTTACGCCGGTGGTAAGCAAAGGCAGGTCGTAAATAGGCAACATGGGTATAACAATACGGTAATCGTCCTTAAACTCGTCTATCACTTTTTCCCAATTGCTAAGGGCGCCCATTAAACCGTGCAATAGCAACAATACTTCGCCTTCGCCCTCATCGATATAACTGAAACCGTTTTCCTCTTTAAGCACGAAATCCATATCCTTTGTAAAAGCTAAGTATATAATTTTGCTTATACCAAAATCAAATCTGGTATAATTATTAATTTATCCGCTATAAAAATAGTTTATTGAAACTTAGTTGCAACAATAAATGCTATTTATTTTGCTCAATTTAACAATTCTTTAACAAGCTCCGAAATGGTTCTGCCATCAGCTTTACCGGCCAGTTCCTTGTTGGCCGCGCCCATTACTTTGCCCATATCTTTTACAGAAGCGGCCCCAACACGGGCAATCAATTCTTTCAAATAAGCTTCAACTTCGCTGCGTTCCATTTGTTTTGGCAGGTAGGCCTCTATCACCTCCATTTCCTCGGCTTCTATCTTATAAAGGTCTTCGCGGTTTTGTTGTTTGTATATATCTGCCGATTCCTTGCGCTGTTTGATAAGCTTTTGCAGTACTTTCATCTCTGTCTCCTGCGAGATAGCCTCCGAAGCGCCCTTTTCGGTACGGGCTAGCAGCAATGCCGATTTGATAGCGCGCAGGCCGCGCAAACGTGCTTCCTGCTTGCCAAGCATGGCCTGCTTTATATCCTGGTCTATTTGGTTAATGAGCATGGTAGTTATTGAATTACTGAATTATTGATTTATTGAATTGGCCCGAAAGTCCGCATAAGTCGGAAAGTCCGGAAGATTTTTCCAAACTTAATACAATTTTATCTTAGATATATCTTCCGGACTTGCGGTCTTTCTGACTTGCGGGCTATTTTCTAAAAATATTTGTTGCCGTGGCCTGGGCGGTTGGCATAATGGTAAGCTCGTTGATATTTACATGCGCCGGCCTTGACACTGCGAACCATATCGTTTCGGCCACATCCATGGCTACCAGCGGTTCAAAACCGTCATAAACTTTTTTGGCACGGGCCTCATCACCTTTAAAACGGACAAGGGAGAATTCTGTTTCCACCGCGCCCGGGTGTACCGCCGTAACACGTATACCATGGGGCAACAGATCGATACGCATGCCTTTATTTAGTGCATCAACGGCATGTTTGCTGGCACAATACACGTTGCCGTTAGGATAAACTTCTTTACCGGCGATAGACCCCAGGTTGACGATATGCCCGAGTTTATTCGTTATCATCCAGTTCGATACTACTTTGGTAACATATAACAGGCCCTTTACATTGGTATCCATCATCGTTTCCCAGTCGTCGTAACTGCCGTTTTGTATAGGGTCCAGCCCCTGGCTAAGGCCCGCATTGTTCACGAGTACATTTACCTGTTTCCAATCATTGGGCAGCTCTTCCAACTTGCTGATCACGTCTTCGCGGTCGCGCACATCAAAAACAAGGGTTTTCACATGCACATTATATTCGGCAATAAGCTGCTTTGATACCGTCTCGAGCCTGTCGGCACGGCGACCGGTGAGGATGAGGTCATAACGTTCACGGGCGAATACGTGGGCACAGGCTTCACCGATCCCAGCGGTTGCGCCTGTAATTAGTGCGATCTTAGACATAGGTAAGTAGTAATCCGCTGCGAAATTAGCCATTTAATATCGATATTTTCAGTGCGAAAGTCCCCTTAAACTTTCCCGTCGTTAAGAAAATGATGTAAACGTCAGTATTCTTAACCATCGATTAAGATAATATTATCAACCGAAAAAACCTTATGCGCCAGGCGTATAGAGACTGCTGAAGTCCTTAGATATGTTGGCCCACACACTCCCTGCTACTCGAAGATCAGGCTGAATGTAACCGTATGCAGCGATAGTTTATTGATGGGTGTAGCGAAGGGATTATCCTCGGATATCAGCACATTACCAAACGAGTTGGATATTTTTATCTCGGGCGATAACTTGAAATATTCAAAATAAATGTCGCAGCCCAGGCCTATCTCGTACGAGCCAAAACCGCTTTTGTTGCGCACGATAGCATCCAGCGGATCAATGTCGGGATTATTCTTTTTCGAACCGATAGCGGTGCTGTATTTGATGCCCGCTAGCATATAGGCCCTGAAATCCTGAATCCGTTCCGATTTAAGTTTGAATGATACGGGCAGATCGAGACTGGTGGATTGTACCGCCTTGCTTTGGTTTTGCGACGGTGTGGCGTAAGTGTAATTTAAGGTCCTGTCGGCAAAAACGAGCGAAGGTGTGGTGCGTATCTCCAAAAAATCGGTAAGACTGTAACGAGCCAAAAAGCCCACGGCAAACCCCGGCGCACCCGGCGAACTGATACTATTTACCGAGTCGGTAATATTGCGATTTACCCCGGGATCGAAATAAGGCTTGCGCCAGTCGGGCCGTTTATCAATTTTAAAATAACTGTTTACGTACTGGAAAGTAAACCCAAAACTATAATCCTGCAAATCGGCGTTGCCGCCCCATGCCGGCACCTGGGCAAAAGCAATTTTGCCAAACAGCAGCACTATCACGAGTAGCAGGTACCTTTTTACCATAATTGGTTAATTATTCGGTGTCCGATATTATCTTTTCAAATTTATTTAACGCCTGTATATATCGAACAGATACCAAACGCCAGCGGCCTGCATTTGGTATTTTTAAAACCCACCTTATCCATTAGCGCGGTAAAATTCTTCCCGTCCGGAAAGGCGGCAACCGATTCGGGCAGGTAGGTGTACGCCCTTGCGTCTTTTGAGAACAGTTTTCCTATGCCCGGCGTTATATAGTTGAAGTAAAAATTATACAACTGCTTTACCGGAAATGCTTTTGGTTTTGAAAACTCCAGCACCACAGCTTTACCACCTGGCTTCAGCACCCTGAAAATATCTGCCAGGCCCTTCTCCAAATTTTCAAAATTACGCACCCCGTAAGCTACCGTAACCGCATCAAATTCGCTGTCGGTAAAAGGTAAGCCTTCCGAATCGCCAAGTTTTACTTCAAAACAATCATTTAAGTTGCGTTTAGCTATTTTTTGTTCGGCAATATCCAGCATACCCCGCGAA
Above is a window of Mucilaginibacter ginsenosidivorans DNA encoding:
- the ubiE gene encoding bifunctional demethylmenaquinone methyltransferase/2-methoxy-6-polyprenyl-1,4-benzoquinol methylase UbiE — protein: MSKTVTPYTDQQGTKKEQVADMFNNISKTYDFLNHFLSLGIDIIWRKKAINELKNDHPKLILDVATGTGDFAFEALKILKPEKIIGVDISRGMLDIAEQKIAKRNLNDCFEVKLGDSEGLPFTDSEFDAVTVAYGVRNFENLEKGLADIFRVLKPGGKAVVLEFSKPKAFPVKQLYNFYFNYITPGIGKLFSKDARAYTYLPESVAAFPDGKNFTALMDKVGFKNTKCRPLAFGICSIYTGVK
- the porT gene encoding type IX secretion/gliding motility protein PorT/SprT; amino-acid sequence: MVKRYLLLVIVLLFGKIAFAQVPAWGGNADLQDYSFGFTFQYVNSYFKIDKRPDWRKPYFDPGVNRNITDSVNSISSPGAPGFAVGFLARYSLTDFLEIRTTPSLVFADRTLNYTYATPSQNQSKAVQSTSLDLPVSFKLKSERIQDFRAYMLAGIKYSTAIGSKKNNPDIDPLDAIVRNKSGFGSYEIGLGCDIYFEYFKLSPEIKISNSFGNVLISEDNPFATPINKLSLHTVTFSLIFE
- a CDS encoding GatB/YqeY domain-containing protein — encoded protein: MLINQIDQDIKQAMLGKQEARLRGLRAIKSALLLARTEKGASEAISQETEMKVLQKLIKQRKESADIYKQQNREDLYKIEAEEMEVIEAYLPKQMERSEVEAYLKELIARVGAASVKDMGKVMGAANKELAGKADGRTISELVKELLN
- a CDS encoding SDR family NAD(P)-dependent oxidoreductase; amino-acid sequence: MSKIALITGATAGIGEACAHVFARERYDLILTGRRADRLETVSKQLIAEYNVHVKTLVFDVRDREDVISKLEELPNDWKQVNVLVNNAGLSQGLDPIQNGSYDDWETMMDTNVKGLLYVTKVVSNWMITNKLGHIVNLGSIAGKEVYPNGNVYCASKHAVDALNKGMRIDLLPHGIRVTAVHPGAVETEFSLVRFKGDEARAKKVYDGFEPLVAMDVAETIWFAVSRPAHVNINELTIMPTAQATATNIFRK
- a CDS encoding alpha/beta fold hydrolase codes for the protein MDFVLKEENGFSYIDEGEGEVLLLLHGLMGALSNWEKVIDEFKDDYRIVIPMLPIYDLPLLTTGVKTLAKYVHKFVTYMGLKDFTLLGNSLGGHVGLIYCTNHMEFVKSLVLTGSSGLYENAFGGSFPRRESYDFVKEKVEYTFYDPKTATKELVDDVFKTINDRNRVIRILAMAKSAIRHNMAKELHKITIPVSLIWGRNDKITPPDVAIEFNHLLPNSELHWIDQCGHAAMMEQPEEFNKHLRAFLDRDKVKA